Within Vicia villosa cultivar HV-30 ecotype Madison, WI linkage group LG1, Vvil1.0, whole genome shotgun sequence, the genomic segment CTGCTTCTGTGAAAGCACACTTGAGCATAGTATATCTCCAGCCTTTCCTGTTGCTTTGTTCCAGCATCCATACTAGTTCTTCCTTCCAGCCCAAAGGTGAGTGGTGAAACTGCAGCCATTTTAAAACTGCATGCCAAATCACTTTCGTGGCATTACACTCAAATAACAAATGCTGCAAAGACTCTACAGCACCACAGAAACAACAATCCATATTGGCCAGCATACCAAATCTGCacaatctttcttttgttgccaAGCTATTGTGACACGCTCTCCACAAAATATGCACCGCTCTCGGTCTAGCCAAGTTGTGAAACAGCATCTTACGCCACGCAACATCTTGTTGACTGCTATCTTTAAGATCCTCATACATAGCTCTTGACTTGTATTTAGTATCCCTTAGCATGTTGTCCCAAACCGGTGAGTTCTGTATAATATCTCTGCAGTTAAGGACAGCTTTCAATGTCCACGAGCAGCTCTGCTTAACTGGTACCTccatgattatatattttttaaataattttcacattagagattatatttttatatttaaacagttttggAAGTGGTTGTCAGAATTATCTtttcaattaataaaatttaggattttttttatCTGATAGATTTCAAAACTtgtgttttttatattaaatttagcaCTCGCTAATATCTAGTATTTTCGACTGCGCGCATTTAATTAAGTTCCGTTGCCTCGTACAAATTCAATTATAAGGCATTGGAAAAATTAATTTCATTAGGAGTCAAATAGCTTAATTGATTTTTCGCAAATTCAATTCTGCCAATCCTTTTCAACATTTATATGATACTACCAATTAAATCAATGCATACATATATTAATGTTCAATACATTATTCAACACCGTTAAGTATTATAATGCATTAAGTTAACATTGTACTACTACTTATCTAATTGCATATACACgagtaaaaaaaattcaaattatatatacatataattcGTTTTTCAAATTATATATTCAATTCAGATAGATTAATATTGTTGAAAAATTATAATATCAACAATCCTCTTCCGATATCAATTATTAGAAAAATTGCATATTTGGATCTTCTATATTATATTGTAATTTTCAGAgtgttttaatttaataaaaaagtatTCTAATTTATGATGTCGATTTTTGTTTGGTTCTTgatcttttatttgaattttttttctctctgcTCGTACTTCTTTCTTTTGGGTATGTTAGAATTTGTGGTATAAGATTCCATTGATGGGATTAGGAAATAATGGATGAAAAGAAACACGATGGAATATATTCTATCCTATTCcatcaaatttctcttttttatttcatCCAATTTAGAGTGTATGTAATGGAATGAAACATTGTTAATAAGATAACCAAACAATAGAGTGGAAAATTTATTTCATTCCGTTCCACTTCATTTCACCCCACTCCATTATGTTTCATCAATCTAAACATAACCTTTGTGTATCTTTGATGATGAATATACTGTTTTGTTTGTGAGAAATCAtaatgaatgagaaaaaagttatACTTTGTTTTCTCAAAGGTGTCTATTTTATAAGTATCTTACTTATACTGTCACATTTTCATTCTCAAGAGTCATGTCTCAATAGTCATGAAGAAAGAGATGAGATATCaaaattctattttaaatttcaaaataaaatctcatTGGCTTAATTATCCACCAAACTGAAACAATCATGTGTCATATTCGATGGATCTAACAATTAACTTCAGTTAACATTAAGATCTTTCACACTAGAATCTTTGAGTTTATTAACCAATTAAGAACGTATTGGTGTTAGCTTGAGAATTTGAACTTCAATTCTCTGTATAAAAAGTGTAAGAAAGGTGTGTAAATGCTAAGTACAAGATGACTAAATTATAGTTTCGATATACAGATCATTTCGACCAAAGGTGGTGAGTTAGACTCCCCTATCAATTGTTGTTGGACTTAGTGTATTCTCGAGTCCAAGGATTATATGACTTAGGGTTTGGAGGAATCCCAAGAACAAATACACAAGATTAGGACCACTCTCACTTCAGAACATATATATTCAGAATCTCAAAAGGGCTTGCAATGACTTGGCGTCTTCGACAGAAGCAATAAAGAGATTTAAGAGCAATTCAAAGACTAGGGGCACATGAATTTCATCTCTAAGGCAATTATAAATTCACTCAATTCAATTAATTCTGACTCAAGATATTGGGTAAACAAGATAAAAATGTCATAAAGAATACAATTCTAAAAATTAACAAAGTTTgacaattaaattcaataaaatctAAGGTTAATATCCATTTTCCCATGTCATATTAGGAGAATTGAAAAACAACtatgtaaaaaaaatacaaatttcaTCTTTGACCTTTTAAGATTCTATTATTTTGGCCCATAAATAGATTTGATCAATATAATTTATGACGTGATGTTTCCATCTGatattttcttcatttcttttaCTATGACCTGGATTTTACACGTTgacttttatatttgatttttaaatttcatCTCCCTTATTTAATGGGCATACTTACCACTAgggaaaatatgttttttttaattaattctcttttgaaatatatatatatatatatatatatatatatatatatatatatatatatatatatatatatatatatataaaatatttccataaataaaaaatattatgtcttaataatacataaatattttattatatttcctaataaactaaataatattttaaaataaataaatattttattgattttacaTAAAAACCCACCTCTATTATTTATGATGTATTTCTctctattatatatttatttcaaatattaCCCGATTAATAATATAAACCCATAAATATTAAcagtgttaatttttttttttaaaatttgtttcagAAACTGGCCCAATGGCTAGGCATGGTCCAATCCGCTTATGCATCTAGAACAACCCAACATTTTTTACCCAACAAGTTGAGGACGAAGGGAAGCGCTTTTCCCCTCCCGCCTCTTTGTCGGGGACAATACCTTCACCAGGCCAGAGGACCatgttttaccaaaattgttGCCAACAAAGAACCAACATTATTTCAACCAATATTAATATAAGACTATCTACAATAATTTACATATTCAACACTctcatttttcactttttacactccacatcttcttctctctcttccacctaataagtcaacactcattcaacttttactcactacaataatttttgtttaataaaattcaacaccctatcgcaccacttttatttcatattttttttaatgtttttgtgattatatattaataacaattgtcgattgaaattaaattaaaataattaaaacttaaatattttattttaattttttttaatttaataatttatttcatttttatttgtttaattttatattcttaattaagttttttatttgcaagtaataaAGACGAGATATAGGGATTgtcattattaaaacaaataaaattacaaaaaacttAAAATACACTACACTAAACACACAACACACCTAAAATGAAACACATAActtaattactccctccgttcctttttaagtgtcgttttagcaaaaatctcttcaaccaagatagtggattattagagttaattttcctattatacccttatttatttttctctttccaaataaattcaatcatacattctctttttccaataactaattgaaaaatttgaggtggagttattgaaaaaataagggtataaatgacaaattataacattaaattataaaacgacacttaaataggaacaaaaaaaatcttctaaaacgacacttaaaaaggaacggagggagtagtacAATAGACTGAACTCACAAACAAGAATTTATTGGaggctaaatagaaaaattatagagaaaaaatggatttttttcctttgtccaaatcaaatgaaccaagactctttttatagacaaaaaaaatgatgaattttggtgaaaaaaaattgattttctataaaataattgACTCCAAATAATTAaggagagataaaaatataaacatcacaacaaccaataagatTTTTCAAAGTATTATAAGTGACTCCCACTTATAATTAAGGAGACTTAAATGTTTTGAACACAAATTAATCTAGGTCACTTTCAACACCTCATTCAACCATCAatcacaaattaaaaaatatattcaacACCCCATTACAATTGGTTGCACATAGTGACCAAAGCTGCAATAAAGATTATGTTATTATTCATGCAGATAGGTGTACCAATACATCCGGCCATGGCAAATATAATTTTTGACCTCCAATAATCACGTGTTAATCCAAATATTCGAATCCATGTTTGGTTTGATGCTGCACATTCGGATTGAAATCATTGCTCCATGTGAACAACTTGAGATAGTCTGGGTTGATATTTCAAGAATGAACTGATTGCACCCTCTTAATGATATTACATTAGAAATTATTAGAAATTAAAAGTAACAATCATTCTATGATAATTATGAAACCGAGGGGtaatatatactccctccgtctcataataagtgtcccatttgcattttttccttgtctcaaattaattgtccatttacaatttcaatgcatcaatcattattatttttccactattatacccctatttaataactttcacgttattcaactactattaataggggtattctagtaaatgacattaacttttttactaaaaccaacacatccaatcattttcttaaaaaccgcgcattgctcaaataggacatttattatgagacggagggagtatcttTATATATTTTAGTGTTAAGTAGTAAGTGAGAATATATATAACCTTAAACTTCCAAATCACTTTACCTGTATTTTACATCTTCTAAAAAAACcagtattttatttttctttttaactgTATTCATTGAAgaatagaagaaagaaaagacTCTAATTTGTCTCTTGCTTGTTTTTGGAAAATACtgaaattgaaaggagagagatgAGAGGTGACACACGGCATATGCAGTGAGGGTTGCATGTTGGGCCGGtcatcattcattcattcatgcaTTCTGTGAAGCCACTTTCCTCCTACCATCAACCACAGTGTAGGCCATGCAATAATACTTCTATTCTATATAGTAGTTCCAATAGTCGATGCAATATCGATATCAAATTTCTATTATGCATGGTGGACCATACTATTCAACCATCTTTCCTAAAACAGAAAAGAGAAAACTATCAAGACACTACGCATGATTCTTTTTCCCATGCAGATAAAAATAGAGTAGGCAGCATGCATTGCAATATTGCACCAACAAAAATTATAGTCATAAATGATTCCAACCTCTATACCCTGGGGCCTCCCTTTACATATTGCATGGAATTTATTTGATCATCATAGTCAGGACTCACAAAGCTTAATGATTGTACTATCAGCATCTTTTGGATGGAGGNNNNNNNNNNNNNNNNNNNNNNNNNNNNNNNNNNNNNNNNNNNNNNNNNNNNNNNNNNNNNNNNNNNNNNNNNNNNNNNNNNNNNNNNNNNNNNNNNNNNCTTTCTCTACtgcaaaaatgtggactatcatatgcaatttttggaatttctttctcttctcccaaaacatggactatcatatgcaatttctagaagttctttctcttctcccaaaacatggactatcatatacaatttctagaatttctttctcttctccaaaaacgaggactatcatatacaaattctggaatttcttactcttctccaaaaacgtgaactatcttatgcaatttctggtatttctttatattttctaaaaacacggactatcatatccaatttctagaatttctttctcttctctaaaaacatggactatcatatgcaatttctaaaatttctttctcttctccaaaaacatggactatcatatgtaatttatgaaattctttctctactccaaaaacgtggattatcatcatatgcaatttctaggatttctttctcttctcccaaaacgtggactatcatatgcagtttttggaaattctttctcttctccaaaaacgtggactatcatatgcaatttttggaatttctttctcttctcccaaaacatggactatcatatgcaatttctagaaattctttctcttctccccaaacatggacaatcatatgcaatttctggaatttcttacccttctccaaaaacatgctctatcttatgcaatttctggtatttctttatattctttaaaaacacggactatcatatctaatttctagaatttatttctcttctccaaaaacatggactatcatatgcaatttctaaaacttctttctcttcttcaaaaacatggactatcatatgcagtttatagaatttctttcccttctccaaaaacatggactatcatatgtaatttatgaagttctttcccttctccaaaaacatggactatcatatggaatttaagaatttatttctctactccaaaaatgtggactatcatatgcaatttttggaatttctttctcttctcccaaaacatggaccatcatatgcaatttctagaaattctttctcttctcccaaatcatggactatcatatgcaatttctagaatttgtttctcttctccaaaaacatggactatcatatgcaatttatggaatttctttctcttctccaaaaacatggactatcatatgtaatttatgaagttctttcccttctccacaaacgtggacaatcatatgccttttctggaacttctttcccttctccaaaaacatggtctatcatatgaaatttttggaatttctttatcttctccaaaaacgtggactatcatatgcaatttctgaaatttctttcccttctccaaaaacatggactatcatatgtaatttatgaaattatttgtctactccaaaaacgtggactatcatatgcaatttttggaatttctttatcttctcccaaaacatggactatcatatgcaacttctagaaaatctttctcttctcccaaaacatggactatcatatgcaatatctagaatttctttctcttctccaaaaacgaggactatcatatacaaattCCGGAATTTCTTACtactctccaaaaacgtggactatcttatgcaatttctgatATTTCATTATATTCTCCAAAAACAGGAactatcatatccaatttctagaatttctttctcttatccaaaaacatggactatcatatgcaatttctaaaatttcattctcttttccaaaaacatggactataatatgtaatttatgaaattctttctctactccaaaaacgcggactattatatgcaatttctagaatttctttctcttctccaaaaacgtggactatcatatgcagtttctggaatttctttcccttctccaaaaacatggactatcatatgcaatttttggaatttctttcccttctccaaaaacatggactatcatatgtaatttatgaaaatctttcccttctccaaaaacatggactatcatatgtaatttttgaaattcttTCTCTacttcaaaaatgtggactatcatatgcaatttttggaatttctttctcttctcccaaaacatggactatcatatgcaatttctagaagttctttctcttctcccaaaacatggactatcatatacaatttccagaatttctttctcttctccaaaaacgaggactatcatatacaaattctggaatttcttactcttctccaaaaacgtgaactatcttatgcaatttcaggtatttctttatattttctaaaaacacggactatcatatccaaattctagaatttctttctctcctctaaaaacatggactatcatatgcaatttctaaaatttctttctcttctccaaaaacatggactatcatatgtaatttatgaaattctttctctactccaaaaacgtggattatcatcatatgcaatttctaggatttctttctcttctcccaaaacgtggactatcatatgcagtttttggaaattctttctcttctccaaaaacgtggactatcatatgcaatttttggaatttctttctcttctcagaaaacgaggactatcataaaCAAATTTCGGAATTTCttactcttctccaaaaacatcgaCTATCTTAAGCAATTTATGGTATTTCTTTATATTCTCCAAAAACAGggactatcatatccaatttctagaatttctttctcttatccaaaaacatggactatcatatgcaatttctaaaatttctttctcttctccaaaaacattgactatcatatgtaatttatgaaattctttctctactccaaaaacgtggactattatatgcaatttcatgaaattatttctcttctccaaaaacgtggacgatcatatgcagtttctggaatttctttttcttctccaaaaacgtggactatcatatgcaatttttggaatttcattcccttctccaaaaacatggagtatcatatgtaatttatgaaattcattcccttctccaaaaacgtggactatcatatgcattttctagaatttctttcccttctccagaaacatggtctatcatatgcaatttttggaatttctttcccttctccaaaaacatggactatcatatgcaatttctgaaatttctttcccttctccaaaaacatggactatcatatgtaatttatgaaattctttctctactccacaaacgtggactatcatatgccttttctggaatttctttcccttctccaaaaacatggtctatcatatgaaatttttggaatttctttatcttctccaaaaacatggactatcatatgcaatttctgaaatttctttcccttctccaaaaacatggaatatcatatgtaatttatgaaattatttctctactccaaaaacgtggactatcatatgcaattttaggaatttctttctcttctcccaaaacatggactatcatatgcaacttctagaaattctttctcttctcccaaaacatggactatcatatgcaatttctagaatttctttctcttctccaaaaacgaggactatcatatacaaattCCGGAATTTCTTactattctccaaaaacgtggactatcttatgcaatttctggtaTTTCATTATATTCTCCAAAAACAGGAactatcatatccaatttctagaatttctttctcttatccaaaaacatggactatcatatgcaatttctaaaatttctttctcttgtccaaaaacatggactataatatgtaatttatgaaattctttctctactccaaaaacgtggactattatatgcaatttctagaatttctttctcttctccaaaaacgtggactatcatatgcaatttttggaatttctttcccttctccaaaaacatggactatcatatgtaatttatgaaattctttcccttctccaaaaacatggactatcatatgtaatttatgaaattctttCTCTACTGCAAAaatgtggaatatcatatgcaatttttggaatttctttctcttctcccaaaacatggactataatatgcaatttctagaagttctttctcttctcccaaaacatggactatcatatacaatttctagaatttctttctcttctccaaaaacgaggactatcatatacaaattctggaatttcttaCTCTTCTCCCAAAtcatggactataatatgcaatttctagaatttgtttctcttctccaaaaacgtggactatcatatgtaatttatgaagttctttcccttctccacaaACGTGAACTATCGTATGccttttttggaatttctttcccttctccaaaaacatggtctatcatatgaaatttttggaatttctttctcttctccccaaacatggacaatcatatgcaatttctagaatttctttctcttctccaaaaacgaggactatcatatacaaattCTGCAATTTCttactcttctccaaaaacatggtctatcttatgcaatttctggtatttctttatattctttaaaaacacggactatcatatgtaatttctagaatttctttctcttctccaaaaacatggactatcatatgcaatttctaaaatttctttctcttcttcaaaaacatggactatcatatgcagtttatggaatttctttcccttctctaaaaacatggactatcatatgtaatttatgaagttctttcccttctccaaaaacgtggactatcatatgccttttcttgaatttctttcccttctccaaaaacatggtctatcatatgaaatttttggaatttctttatcttctccaaaaacatggactatcatatgcaatttcagaaatttctttcccttctctaaaaacatggactatcatatgtaatttatgaaattatttctttactccaaaaacgtggactatcatatacaatttttggaatttccttctcttctcccaaaacatggcctatcatatgcaatttctagaaattctttctcttctcccaaaacatggactatcatatgcaatttctagaatttctttctcttctccaaaaacgaggactatcatatacaaataCCGGAATTTCttactcttctccaaaaacgtggactatcttatgcaatttctggtaTTTCATTATATTCTCCATAAACAGGAactatcatatccaatttctagaatttctttctcttatccataaagatggactatcatatgcaatttctaaaatttcgttctcttctccaaaaacatggactatgatatgtaatttatgaaattctttctctactccaaaaacatggactattatatgcaatttctagaatttctttctcttctccaaaaacatggactatcatatgaagtttttggaatttctttcccttctccaaaaacatggactatcatatgtaatttatgaacttctttcccttctccaaaaacatgaactatcatatgtaatttatgaaattctttCTCTACtgcaaaaatgtggactatcatttgcaatttttggaatttctttctattctcccaaaacatggactatcatatgcaatttctagaagttctttctcttctcccaagaCATGGACTATCAtgtacaatttctagaatttctttctcttctccaaaaacgaggactatcatatacaaattttggaatttcttactcttctccaaaaacgtggactatcttatgcaatttctggtatttctttatattttctaaaaacacggactatcatatccaatttatagaatttatttctcttctccaaaaacatggactatcatatgcaatttctaaaatttctttctcttctccaaaaacatggactatcatatgtaatttatgaaattctttatctactccaaaaacgtgaattatcatatgcaatttctaggatttctttctcttatccaaaaacgttgactatcatatgcagtttttggaaattctttctcttctccaaaaacgtggactatcatatgcaatttctgaaatttctttcccttctccaaaaacatggactatcatatgtaatttatgaaattatttgtctactccaaaaacgtggactatcatatgcaatttttggaatttctttatcttctcccaaaacatggactatcatatgcaacttctagaaaatctttctcttctcccaaaacatggactatcatatgcaatatctagaatttctttctcttctccaaaaacgaggactatcatatacaaattCCGGAATTTCTTactattctccaaaaacgtggactatcttatgcaatttctggtaTTTCATTATATTCTCCAAAAACAGGAactatcatatccaatttctagaatttctttctcttatccaaaaacatggactatcatatgcaatttctaaaatttcattctcttttccaaaaacatggactataatatgtaatttatgaaattctttctctactccaaaaacgcggactattatatgcaatttctagaatttctttctcttctccaaaaacgtggactatcatatgcagtttctggaatttctttcccttctccaaaaacatggactatcatatgcagtttttggaatttctttcccttctccaaaaacatggactatcatatgtaatttatgaaaatcttt encodes:
- the LOC131646416 gene encoding uncharacterized protein LOC131646416 — protein: MEVPVKQSCSWTLKAVLNCRDIIQNSPVWDNMLRDTKYKSRAMYEDLKDSSQQDVAWRKMLFHNLARPRAVHILWRACHNSLATKERLCRFGMLANMDCCFCGAVESLQHLLFECNATKVIWHAVLKWLQFHHSPLGWKEELVWMLEQSNRKGWRYTMLKCAFTEAVYEIWCHRNRVCLENEDRHNSDSIVFKIIDNVIYRCWSKVQLRQHIGKLMLP